A stretch of the Haloarcula ordinaria genome encodes the following:
- the glpA gene encoding anaerobic glycerol-3-phosphate dehydrogenase subunit GlpA → MASTPHIAVLGGGSTGAGIARDLAMRGLDVTLLEQGNLTHGTTGRMHGLLHSGGRYAVSDQASATECIEENRILRDIASHCVEMTDGLFVKRPEDSEEYFQEKLQGCEECGIPAEVVSREEARAMEPHLAKDIDKAIIVPDGAVDPFRLVVANAASAQEYGARIETHSKVTDLLVESGEVVGVEVEHTSGPGKRVHGTQGGTEEIYADYVVNATGAWAGRIGDMAGLDIEVRPSKGVMTIMNVRQVDTVINRCKPKGDADIIVPHETTAILGTTDEEVEDPEDYPEEQWEVDMMIDTLSELVPMLEEARTIRSFWGVRPLYEPPDVGSTDPTDITRDFFLLDHEDRDDLPGMTSIVGGKFTTYRMMGEKISDHVCEKFGLERDCRTAAVPLPGSEDFTVMRDYMEEFGLRSPIGRRSVERLGSRAEEVLGTDRPNPTVCSCEGVTRAEVQDAISQSGSDLNAVRIRTRATMGNCQGGFCCHRLANELHGDFDQRVVREAWDELLQERWKGQRHALWGDQLSQAALNYSLHATTQNRDHDPADGDPVDFAAFDGGLDHTGGSAATDVAADGGRHGD, encoded by the coding sequence ATGGCATCGACACCACACATCGCCGTCCTGGGCGGCGGTTCGACCGGCGCTGGAATCGCCAGGGACCTCGCGATGCGCGGCCTCGACGTGACACTCCTCGAACAGGGGAACCTCACACACGGGACGACCGGGCGGATGCACGGACTGCTCCATAGCGGGGGGCGGTACGCCGTCTCCGACCAGGCCAGTGCGACCGAGTGTATCGAGGAGAACCGGATTCTCAGAGACATCGCCAGTCACTGCGTCGAGATGACCGACGGGCTGTTCGTCAAGCGGCCCGAGGACTCCGAGGAGTACTTTCAGGAGAAGCTGCAGGGCTGTGAGGAGTGTGGGATTCCGGCCGAAGTGGTCTCACGCGAGGAGGCGCGCGCGATGGAACCGCACCTGGCGAAGGACATCGACAAGGCGATAATCGTCCCCGACGGCGCGGTCGACCCGTTCCGCCTCGTCGTCGCCAACGCCGCGAGTGCTCAGGAGTACGGGGCGCGCATCGAGACCCACTCGAAGGTCACCGACCTGCTGGTCGAGAGCGGGGAGGTCGTCGGTGTCGAAGTCGAACACACGTCTGGTCCCGGAAAGCGAGTCCACGGCACGCAGGGCGGCACCGAGGAGATATACGCCGACTACGTCGTCAACGCAACGGGCGCGTGGGCGGGCCGTATCGGTGACATGGCTGGGCTCGACATCGAGGTCCGTCCGTCGAAGGGCGTCATGACTATCATGAACGTCCGACAGGTCGATACGGTCATCAACCGCTGTAAGCCCAAGGGCGACGCCGACATCATCGTCCCCCACGAGACGACAGCCATCCTGGGGACGACCGACGAGGAGGTCGAAGACCCAGAGGACTACCCCGAGGAGCAGTGGGAGGTCGACATGATGATAGACACCCTCTCGGAGCTGGTGCCGATGCTCGAGGAGGCCCGGACCATCCGCTCGTTCTGGGGCGTCCGTCCCCTCTACGAACCGCCGGACGTGGGGAGCACGGACCCGACCGACATCACGCGGGACTTCTTCCTGCTGGACCACGAGGACCGCGACGACCTGCCGGGGATGACCAGCATCGTCGGCGGGAAGTTCACCACCTACCGGATGATGGGCGAGAAGATATCGGACCACGTCTGTGAGAAGTTCGGTCTCGAGCGCGACTGCCGGACTGCAGCAGTCCCGCTCCCGGGCAGCGAGGATTTCACCGTCATGCGGGACTACATGGAGGAGTTCGGTCTCCGCTCGCCCATCGGTCGCCGGAGCGTCGAACGCCTCGGCTCTCGTGCCGAGGAGGTGCTGGGGACCGACCGACCGAACCCCACGGTCTGTTCCTGCGAGGGCGTGACCAGGGCGGAAGTACAGGACGCCATCTCGCAGTCCGGCTCCGACCTCAACGCCGTCCGCATCCGCACGCGAGCGACCATGGGCAACTGTCAGGGTGGGTTCTGCTGCCACCGCCTCGCGAACGAGCTCCACGGTGACTTCGACCAGCGGGTCGTCCGCGAAGCGTGGGACGAGCTCCTCCAGGAACGCTGGAAGGGACAGCGCCACGCGCTCTGGGGCGACCAGCTCTCCCAGGCGGCGCTGAACTACTCGCTGCACGCGACGACGCAGAACCGCGATCACGACCCGGCAGACGGCGACCCGGTCGACTTCGCGGCGTTCGACGGCGGCCTCGACCACACTGGCGGGTCGGCTGCCACGGACGTCGCCGCCGACGGGGGTCGACATGGCGATTGA
- a CDS encoding AMP-binding protein gives MTERGPPQDWVGAWSEKRAALTPDRTGLVDATTGERYTYAALDRRANRAVRLLDEYGVDAGDAVAVVSRNRPAVVDLFFATGKTGSVLAPLSHRLAPPELGALLARVDPVLLVVEEPFLETTAEARDRADVDCPVLTLATAASTGTDSVFPDSVSYAARPADGSPVESAPLEPSAPHLLLHTGGSTGTPKETVLTHRGIVWNSLNTITGWGLRQDDVTPLVFPLFHTGGWNVVTVPLWHMGGTVVLAREFDPEAVLRVIETEAASVLVAVPAVLRAMTEHEAWAATDLSSLRVAKSGGGPCREAVLEAWWDRGVDLSQGYGLTECGPNNFAMPTGWDAEKADSVGRPAMHVDARVVDDGTVVDQGEIGELELRSPHAAAGYLDDPDATAATFGADGWVATGDLARVDEDGYYHIEGRKKHMFVSGGENVYPAEVEAAIADHPAVDDVVVVAVPDERWGQVGRAVVEGDEDLTVDALRSFLDGRLARFKHPRSLRFVETMPMSGPSKVDRDAIVDQFGE, from the coding sequence ATGACTGAGCGCGGCCCGCCACAGGACTGGGTCGGCGCGTGGAGCGAGAAGCGCGCCGCGCTGACGCCCGACCGGACGGGACTCGTCGACGCGACGACGGGCGAGCGCTACACCTACGCCGCACTCGACCGCCGAGCGAACCGGGCTGTGCGGCTGCTGGATGAGTACGGAGTCGACGCCGGCGACGCCGTCGCCGTCGTGTCGCGGAACCGACCGGCCGTCGTCGACCTCTTCTTCGCCACCGGGAAGACCGGGAGCGTCCTCGCGCCGCTCTCACACCGACTGGCACCGCCGGAACTGGGGGCGCTGTTGGCCCGCGTCGACCCGGTGCTCCTCGTCGTCGAAGAGCCGTTCCTGGAGACGACAGCCGAGGCACGGGACCGTGCCGACGTCGACTGTCCGGTGCTGACTCTCGCGACAGCGGCAAGCACGGGGACGGATTCAGTATTCCCGGACAGCGTGTCGTACGCGGCGCGGCCGGCCGACGGGAGTCCGGTCGAGTCGGCGCCGCTTGAACCGTCAGCCCCACACCTCTTGCTCCACACCGGCGGGTCGACCGGGACACCCAAGGAGACGGTCCTGACCCACCGCGGCATCGTCTGGAACTCGCTCAACACCATCACGGGCTGGGGACTACGGCAGGACGACGTGACGCCGCTGGTGTTCCCGCTGTTCCACACCGGGGGCTGGAACGTCGTCACCGTCCCGCTGTGGCACATGGGTGGCACCGTCGTGCTCGCCCGCGAGTTCGACCCCGAAGCGGTCCTCCGGGTCATCGAGACGGAGGCCGCGTCGGTACTCGTCGCCGTCCCCGCAGTGCTCAGGGCGATGACCGAACACGAGGCGTGGGCGGCGACGGACCTCTCGTCGCTCCGGGTGGCCAAGTCCGGCGGCGGCCCCTGCCGGGAAGCAGTGCTGGAGGCCTGGTGGGACCGGGGCGTCGACCTCTCGCAGGGGTACGGCCTGACCGAGTGTGGCCCTAACAACTTCGCGATGCCGACCGGATGGGACGCCGAGAAGGCAGACAGCGTCGGCCGTCCGGCCATGCACGTCGACGCTCGCGTCGTCGACGACGGGACGGTCGTCGACCAGGGGGAGATCGGGGAACTGGAGCTGCGGTCGCCCCACGCTGCGGCCGGGTACCTCGACGACCCTGACGCGACGGCGGCGACGTTCGGCGCTGATGGGTGGGTCGCCACGGGTGACCTCGCGCGCGTAGACGAAGATGGCTACTACCACATCGAGGGGCGGAAGAAACACATGTTCGTCAGCGGCGGCGAGAACGTCTATCCGGCGGAGGTGGAGGCCGCCATCGCCGACCATCCGGCCGTCGACGACGTCGTGGTCGTCGCAGTGCCCGACGAGCGCTGGGGACAGGTCGGACGCGCGGTGGTCGAGGGCGACGAGGACCTCACCGTGGACGCCCTCCGCTCGTTCCTCGACGGGCGCCTCGCACGGTTCAAACACCCGCGTTCGCTCCGCTTCGTCGAGACGATGCCGATGTCGGGGCCGTCGAAGGTAGACCGCGACGCTATCGTCGACCAGTTCGGGGAGTAA
- a CDS encoding anaerobic glycerol-3-phosphate dehydrogenase subunit C produces MSDAEESPSTFDPAAPNTGEEVEPVDVFPDSDDFDLRPGSDSCYKCATCDTNCPVAEVDDEFPGPKFQGPEQWRLKQSDDSYTVDDSVMSCSNCMRCDNACPSGVPLSQMHNTARGEYVSKQMDKLSVEYVRNRILANYRTSAFFASKVPRLANAAMNFGPARWLMEKTLGVTKEREFPEFASETFREWWAARGGADASRHNARESRERRGEPTESDKKVAYFHGCYSNYNTPEVGKAMVRVYEHFGYEVVAPEQRCSGTPMFANGMLSDAKRHAKVNVASMADLVEQGYDAIASCTSCSMALRQEYPELFDIDGIEDVASNTFESVEYLRIHEDLTGAVREAEVSGDLAEEFAYHAPCHARNQGLDRQAVELFRDLDGAGIEDVGESCSGISGTYGWKEEKYEKSMAIGEEMFEHMAHADGEVGMTECPTCAMQMEHGSGYEICHPLELLEAALVE; encoded by the coding sequence ATGAGCGACGCCGAAGAGAGTCCATCCACGTTCGACCCAGCTGCACCGAACACGGGGGAGGAGGTCGAACCGGTCGACGTCTTCCCCGACAGCGACGACTTCGACCTCCGACCCGGGTCGGATTCGTGTTACAAGTGTGCGACCTGCGACACCAACTGTCCGGTGGCCGAGGTCGACGACGAGTTCCCGGGCCCGAAGTTCCAGGGGCCCGAGCAGTGGCGCCTCAAGCAGTCCGACGACAGCTACACCGTCGACGACTCGGTGATGTCCTGTTCGAACTGCATGCGCTGTGACAACGCCTGTCCGTCGGGCGTCCCGCTCAGCCAGATGCACAACACCGCCCGCGGGGAGTACGTCAGCAAGCAGATGGACAAGCTCTCGGTCGAGTACGTCCGCAACCGAATCCTCGCGAACTACCGTACGTCGGCGTTCTTCGCGAGCAAAGTACCCCGCCTCGCGAACGCCGCGATGAACTTCGGCCCGGCCCGGTGGCTGATGGAGAAGACGCTCGGGGTCACCAAGGAGCGGGAGTTCCCCGAGTTCGCCAGCGAGACGTTCCGGGAGTGGTGGGCAGCGCGCGGCGGGGCGGATGCCTCGCGACACAACGCCCGAGAGAGTCGCGAGCGACGCGGCGAACCCACCGAGTCGGACAAGAAGGTGGCGTACTTCCACGGCTGTTACTCCAACTACAACACGCCCGAGGTCGGCAAGGCGATGGTCCGGGTGTACGAGCACTTCGGCTACGAGGTGGTCGCACCCGAACAGCGCTGTTCCGGGACGCCGATGTTCGCCAACGGGATGCTCTCGGACGCCAAACGCCACGCGAAGGTCAACGTCGCCTCGATGGCGGACCTCGTCGAACAGGGCTACGACGCTATCGCGTCCTGTACCTCCTGTTCGATGGCGCTACGCCAGGAGTACCCCGAGCTGTTCGACATCGACGGCATCGAAGACGTCGCTTCGAACACCTTCGAGTCAGTCGAGTACCTCCGCATCCACGAGGACCTCACCGGCGCGGTCCGGGAGGCCGAGGTCTCCGGCGACCTGGCAGAGGAGTTCGCGTACCACGCGCCGTGTCACGCCCGCAACCAGGGTCTCGACCGGCAGGCCGTCGAGCTGTTCCGCGACCTCGACGGTGCCGGCATCGAGGACGTCGGCGAGTCCTGTTCGGGTATCTCGGGCACCTACGGCTGGAAGGAAGAGAAGTACGAGAAGTCGATGGCCATCGGGGAGGAGATGTTCGAGCACATGGCCCACGCCGACGGCGAGGTGGGGATGACGGAGTGTCCGACGTGTGCCATGCAGATGGAACACGGGTCGGGCTACGAGATTTGCCACCCGCTGGAACTGCTTGAGGCGGCGCTGGTCGAGTAG
- a CDS encoding DUF7344 domain-containing protein, giving the protein MTSPDNGDRIQRQQLQESERHELLADDVRREALSVLQRVDGTVTLMDIAHTVWATTAVRDDQPDIESVQIRLHHAHLPKLESYGLIIYDASRKEVVENRVDGDVLAP; this is encoded by the coding sequence ATGACGAGCCCCGACAACGGAGATCGTATCCAACGACAGCAGCTCCAGGAAAGCGAACGGCACGAGCTACTCGCAGACGACGTTCGGCGCGAGGCGCTCTCGGTCCTTCAGCGAGTCGATGGAACAGTGACGCTGATGGATATCGCCCACACTGTGTGGGCCACGACGGCGGTTCGGGACGACCAGCCCGATATCGAGAGCGTACAGATACGTCTCCATCACGCCCACCTTCCGAAACTCGAGTCGTACGGACTCATCATCTACGACGCATCGCGGAAAGAAGTCGTCGAGAATCGCGTCGACGGCGACGTGCTCGCTCCGTGA
- a CDS encoding universal stress protein produces the protein MAIESILLAVGPSDKTRLEELAETAIDIAGPTGAEVTIAHVFTEDQYDDVIERLEFASAGDADPDDVADRHTNVRDIAAMLDSADVPHSTRGAVGEHGDEIVSLAETTGADLVIVGGRKRSPTGKAVFGSVAQEVMLNAPCPVTFVRGDE, from the coding sequence ATGGCTATCGAGTCAATTCTGCTCGCAGTCGGCCCCTCCGACAAGACCCGTCTGGAGGAACTCGCGGAGACGGCCATCGACATCGCTGGCCCGACCGGTGCCGAAGTGACGATCGCGCACGTCTTCACCGAGGACCAGTACGACGACGTCATCGAGCGGTTGGAGTTCGCTTCGGCCGGGGACGCCGACCCCGACGATGTCGCCGACCGACACACGAACGTCCGAGACATCGCGGCGATGCTCGATTCGGCCGACGTCCCCCACTCCACTCGGGGTGCTGTCGGCGAACACGGCGACGAAATCGTCTCGCTGGCGGAAACGACCGGTGCCGACCTCGTCATCGTCGGCGGCCGCAAGCGCTCCCCGACCGGCAAGGCCGTCTTCGGCTCCGTTGCCCAGGAGGTCATGCTGAACGCGCCGTGTCCCGTGACCTTCGTCCGCGGCGACGAGTAA
- a CDS encoding alpha/beta fold hydrolase: MQYATNDGVRLAYERTGPTDAPTVAFVEGIGYGRWMWRWQRRALDDAYDTIVWDSRGTGDSDVPEGPYTMSEMASDLATVLDAAGVDSAHVVGASMGGMVAQQFALEYDRARSLTLMCTSPGGPEAAPVPEATRERLFDVPEDYDERESRRYKMATAMTESFMTDNEALVERIIDWRLESDAGDRALVWQNAAVEAFDVSDRLQEIRVPVLLLHGTADRVVPIENGELLAAGLPDAEFVRFEGAPHLLFVEAADRVNEHLREFLTDD, from the coding sequence ATGCAGTACGCAACGAACGACGGGGTCCGCCTCGCGTACGAACGGACCGGGCCGACGGACGCACCGACGGTCGCGTTCGTCGAGGGAATCGGCTACGGACGGTGGATGTGGCGCTGGCAGCGACGGGCCCTGGACGACGCCTACGACACTATCGTCTGGGACAGCCGCGGGACGGGTGACTCGGACGTCCCCGAAGGCCCGTACACGATGTCCGAGATGGCGAGCGACCTGGCGACCGTCCTCGATGCCGCCGGTGTCGACAGCGCACACGTGGTCGGCGCGAGCATGGGTGGGATGGTCGCCCAGCAGTTCGCTCTCGAATACGACCGGGCGCGCTCCCTGACGCTCATGTGCACGTCACCGGGTGGGCCCGAGGCCGCCCCGGTACCCGAGGCGACGAGAGAACGACTGTTCGACGTCCCCGAGGACTACGACGAACGCGAGTCGCGACGGTACAAGATGGCCACAGCGATGACGGAGTCGTTCATGACCGACAACGAGGCGCTGGTGGAGCGGATTATCGACTGGCGGCTCGAATCTGACGCCGGCGACCGGGCCCTCGTCTGGCAGAACGCCGCCGTCGAGGCGTTCGACGTCTCGGACCGGCTCCAAGAGATTCGGGTCCCGGTCCTCCTGCTGCACGGCACCGCCGACCGGGTCGTCCCAATCGAGAACGGCGAGTTGTTGGCGGCGGGGCTCCCGGACGCCGAGTTCGTCCGGTTCGAGGGCGCACCGCACCTCCTGTTCGTCGAGGCGGCCGACCGCGTGAACGAGCACCTCCGGGAGTTCCTGACCGATGACTGA
- the ppc gene encoding phosphoenolpyruvate carboxylase: MTLHARDIKQDVRELGELLGDVLEAQASTDAFETVEKIRKSSIEYRRGEADTRVDVGRSLDRLDPDEQDVVTRAFTTYFELINLAEERHRVRQIREESQAGVLEDSVTEAVELLSEQGADAETVESVLEDVLIQPTFTAHPTEARRKTVKAKLRAVARDLETLDGVRLTDREKDLVERDLEAEVTSLWQTPQVRDRRPEVTDEALNVQWYLENVLFEVIDEVYDELEHAIDEEYEEDIDVPKLYEFRSWAGSDRDGNPFVTPEVTEETLERQRDTILPLYRNKLKELSGVLSQDADNIDTDQRFDTRLAAHKERLPGVASEAEERYPDEPYRQKLKLMRESVVRVSDVRQGGYEEANELAKDLRAIAESLRENDAEVIAESQVDPLVRKVDTFGFSLASLDLRDHRAMHTNAIAEAVDRYGIDYEGMDEDERVEFLTEAILQDERTIDMADTEALSEDSQRVMRRFRETAEWQKEYGVDAIDTYAISWCEEPSHVLEVLFLANQVGIVDLPGYCGLDVVPLLESEYALSGARRIMGTLFENEAYSMALEARNNVQEIMLGYSDSNKENGFLAANWSLYNNQKRLANITSDYDVEMRLFHGRGGSISRGGGPMNDAMLALPNETVTGQIKFTEQGEAISEKYANDDIAERNLEQMLNAQTRARYNAMQDPVEEIPDEWREAMETASDAARDEYQDLLETEGFVEYFEQATPITVIENLNMGSRPASRSEDRSVDDLRAIPWVFSWTQARCIIPGWYSIATGLQAYLDDGGEIEELAEMYDEWPFFRTKIDNASLALARTDMEIAREYADLADADLRERIFPRIEDEYEQAVALISEITGRDGLLDREWLAENLDRRNPYVDPLNLLQVRLLAQSHLTETEQRTLRLTVQGIAAGMKNTG, encoded by the coding sequence ATGACTTTGCACGCCAGAGATATCAAACAGGACGTCCGTGAACTGGGCGAACTCCTGGGCGACGTTCTCGAGGCGCAGGCGTCGACCGACGCATTCGAGACGGTAGAGAAGATCCGGAAGTCGTCTATCGAGTACCGACGGGGTGAGGCGGACACGCGAGTCGACGTCGGCCGGTCGCTCGACCGACTCGACCCCGACGAACAGGACGTCGTCACGCGAGCCTTCACGACGTACTTCGAGCTCATCAACCTCGCCGAGGAGCGACACCGAGTCCGACAGATCCGCGAGGAGAGTCAGGCAGGCGTGCTCGAAGACAGCGTGACCGAAGCCGTCGAACTGCTCTCCGAACAGGGTGCCGACGCCGAGACGGTCGAGAGCGTCCTGGAAGACGTGCTCATCCAGCCGACGTTCACCGCACACCCCACCGAGGCCCGGCGGAAGACGGTCAAGGCCAAGCTCCGTGCCGTCGCCCGGGACTTAGAGACGCTCGACGGCGTCCGCCTCACCGACCGCGAGAAGGACCTCGTCGAGCGCGACCTCGAGGCCGAGGTGACGAGCCTCTGGCAGACCCCACAGGTCCGCGACCGGCGCCCCGAGGTCACCGACGAGGCGCTCAACGTCCAGTGGTACCTGGAGAACGTCCTGTTCGAGGTCATCGACGAGGTGTACGACGAGCTCGAACACGCTATCGACGAGGAGTACGAGGAAGACATCGACGTCCCGAAGCTCTACGAGTTCCGGTCGTGGGCCGGGTCGGACCGGGACGGGAACCCCTTCGTCACGCCCGAAGTGACCGAAGAGACGCTCGAACGCCAGCGTGACACCATCCTCCCGCTGTACCGCAACAAACTCAAAGAGCTCTCCGGCGTCCTCAGCCAGGACGCGGACAACATCGACACGGACCAGCGCTTCGACACCCGCCTGGCAGCGCACAAGGAACGACTCCCCGGCGTCGCCAGCGAAGCGGAGGAACGGTACCCCGACGAACCGTACCGACAGAAGCTCAAACTGATGCGCGAGTCGGTCGTCCGTGTCAGCGACGTCCGTCAAGGTGGCTACGAAGAGGCCAATGAACTGGCGAAGGACCTGCGCGCCATCGCCGAGAGCCTCCGCGAGAACGACGCGGAGGTCATCGCGGAGTCGCAGGTCGACCCGCTCGTTCGGAAGGTCGACACCTTCGGCTTCTCCCTCGCCAGCCTCGACCTGCGCGACCACCGCGCGATGCACACCAACGCCATCGCCGAGGCCGTCGACCGCTACGGCATCGACTACGAGGGGATGGACGAGGACGAGCGCGTCGAGTTCCTGACCGAGGCCATCCTCCAGGACGAGCGGACTATCGACATGGCGGACACGGAAGCGCTCTCCGAGGACTCGCAGCGGGTCATGCGCCGGTTCCGAGAGACGGCCGAGTGGCAGAAGGAGTACGGCGTCGACGCCATCGACACCTACGCAATCAGTTGGTGTGAGGAGCCGAGCCACGTCCTCGAAGTCCTCTTCCTCGCCAACCAGGTCGGCATCGTCGACCTGCCCGGCTACTGCGGGCTGGACGTCGTCCCACTGCTCGAATCCGAGTACGCGCTCTCGGGCGCCCGGCGCATCATGGGCACGCTGTTCGAGAACGAGGCGTACTCGATGGCACTGGAGGCCCGGAACAACGTCCAGGAGATAATGCTGGGCTACTCCGACTCCAACAAGGAGAACGGGTTCCTTGCCGCGAACTGGTCGCTGTACAACAACCAGAAGCGACTGGCGAACATCACCAGCGACTACGACGTCGAGATGCGCCTGTTCCACGGGCGCGGGGGCTCGATCTCCCGTGGCGGCGGCCCGATGAACGACGCGATGCTGGCGCTGCCAAACGAGACGGTCACCGGCCAGATCAAGTTCACCGAGCAGGGCGAGGCCATCTCCGAGAAGTACGCGAACGACGACATCGCCGAGCGGAACCTAGAACAGATGCTCAACGCGCAGACCCGGGCGCGCTACAACGCGATGCAGGACCCCGTCGAGGAGATTCCCGACGAGTGGCGCGAGGCGATGGAGACGGCATCCGACGCCGCCCGCGACGAGTATCAGGACCTCCTCGAGACCGAGGGGTTCGTCGAGTACTTCGAACAGGCCACGCCCATCACGGTCATCGAGAACCTCAACATGGGCTCCCGGCCCGCCTCACGCAGCGAGGACCGCTCGGTCGACGACCTGCGGGCCATCCCGTGGGTGTTCTCCTGGACCCAGGCCCGGTGTATCATCCCCGGGTGGTACTCCATCGCCACAGGGCTCCAGGCCTACCTCGACGACGGCGGCGAAATCGAGGAACTCGCGGAGATGTACGACGAGTGGCCGTTCTTCCGGACGAAGATCGACAACGCGTCGCTCGCGCTGGCCCGGACGGACATGGAGATCGCCCGGGAGTACGCCGACCTCGCCGACGCGGACCTTCGGGAACGGATCTTCCCGCGCATCGAGGACGAGTACGAGCAGGCTGTGGCACTCATCAGCGAAATCACCGGCCGTGACGGACTTCTCGACCGTGAGTGGCTCGCCGAGAACCTCGACCGACGGAACCCGTACGTGGACCCGCTGAACCTGTTGCAGGTCCGGCTGCTGGCCCAGTCGCACCTCACCGAGACCGAGCAGCGCACCCTCCGGCTCACCGTCCAAGGCATCGCTGCCGGGATGAAGAACACTGGGTGA
- the glpB gene encoding glycerol-3-phosphate dehydrogenase subunit GlpB, with the protein MAIESDILVVGGGLAGLTSAIAAAHEGADVRLVSYKQSTLRNASGLVDLLGYTPDGDGPLPDPYEAMGDLPEEHPYRTVGVDTVREAMGLFDEVTQYEGGHTDTNALLPTHGGTVKPTARYPSGAAAGLASDDRDMLLVGFESMTDFDAPHAAAHLDAVGAPFDVRGVTVQFPGGLRADAKVTRYAKLLDTNRDVTVRGRTRPIREALAARVNPLIEDEARVGFPAVLGDDRPAEIRADLGQQMGADVFEVPMGPPSLPGLRLEDALFEALDESGASFETGNPVVKYEGDGTLERVFLEKNGARIPLSADQYVLATGGLVGKGIDSDRERVTEPVFDCHVPHPSDRYDWFDTDVFGDHPFAAFGVATDEELRPLDGGGEPEFDNLRAAGGVLGGYDYAAEKSGSGVSIATGYAAGLHAAAEAQ; encoded by the coding sequence ATGGCGATTGAGTCTGACATCCTGGTCGTCGGCGGCGGCCTGGCCGGCCTGACAAGTGCGATAGCCGCTGCCCACGAAGGCGCGGACGTCCGCCTCGTCTCGTACAAACAGAGCACGCTCCGGAACGCATCCGGACTGGTCGACCTGCTGGGGTACACGCCCGACGGCGACGGGCCACTGCCCGACCCCTACGAGGCGATGGGGGACCTGCCCGAGGAACATCCCTACCGGACGGTCGGCGTCGATACGGTCCGCGAGGCGATGGGACTGTTCGACGAGGTGACACAGTACGAGGGGGGCCACACCGACACCAACGCCCTGTTGCCGACCCACGGCGGGACGGTCAAGCCGACCGCGCGGTATCCCAGTGGGGCCGCCGCCGGCCTCGCGAGCGACGACCGAGACATGCTCCTGGTCGGCTTCGAATCGATGACGGACTTCGACGCGCCACACGCCGCCGCCCACCTCGACGCCGTCGGGGCACCGTTCGACGTCCGCGGCGTCACCGTTCAGTTTCCGGGCGGCCTGCGCGCGGACGCGAAGGTGACCCGGTACGCGAAACTTCTCGACACGAACCGCGACGTCACTGTTCGTGGCCGGACGCGGCCCATCCGCGAGGCGCTGGCCGCGCGGGTGAACCCGCTCATCGAAGACGAGGCACGCGTCGGGTTCCCGGCGGTGCTCGGTGACGACCGTCCAGCGGAGATCCGGGCCGACCTCGGCCAGCAGATGGGCGCCGACGTCTTCGAGGTGCCCATGGGACCGCCGTCGTTGCCGGGGCTCCGCCTCGAAGACGCCCTGTTCGAGGCCCTCGACGAGAGCGGGGCGAGCTTCGAGACCGGGAACCCCGTCGTCAAGTACGAGGGCGACGGCACCCTCGAACGGGTCTTCCTCGAGAAGAACGGCGCGAGAATCCCCCTCTCAGCCGACCAGTACGTCCTCGCGACGGGCGGTCTCGTCGGGAAGGGCATCGACTCCGACCGCGAGCGCGTCACCGAACCAGTCTTCGACTGTCACGTCCCACACCCGTCGGACCGCTACGACTGGTTCGACACGGACGTGTTCGGTGACCACCCGTTCGCGGCGTTCGGCGTCGCGACGGACGAAGAGTTACGGCCCCTGGACGGGGGCGGAGAACCGGAGTTCGATAACCTCCGTGCCGCCGGGGGCGTCCTCGGCGGCTACGACTACGCGGCCGAGAAATCTGGAAGCGGGGTATCGATTGCGACCGGCTATGCGGCGGGCCTGCACGCCGCAGCGGAGGCACAATGA